A section of the Candidatus Methylomirabilota bacterium genome encodes:
- a CDS encoding VanZ family protein, translated as MLRLLPPLCWTGLIAWLGSGYWSGVHTASWLSPTLRAIFPRASPVQIETMHFVIRKAAHVLEYAVLSGLWRRALGGWRVPLALCLLTATLDELRQTVTPGRSGALADVLLDGAAAAVVLMAQWPPRFGRRASS; from the coding sequence ATGCTCCGGCTCCTGCCCCCGCTCTGCTGGACCGGGCTCATCGCGTGGCTGGGCAGCGGCTACTGGAGCGGCGTGCACACGGCAAGCTGGCTCTCTCCCACCCTCCGCGCGATCTTTCCTCGCGCCTCCCCCGTCCAGATCGAGACCATGCACTTCGTCATTCGCAAAGCCGCGCACGTTCTCGAGTACGCGGTGCTGAGCGGGCTCTGGCGGCGTGCCCTCGGCGGCTGGCGCGTTCCCCTTGCGCTCTGCCTCCTCACCGCCACCCTCGACGAGCTCAGGCAGACGGTGACGCCGGGACGCTCCGGCGCGCTCGCCGACGTGCTGCTCGACGGGGCGGCGGCCGCCGTCGTGCTCATGGCGCAGTGGCCGCCCAGATTCGGGCGAAGGGCATCCTCGTGA